Proteins encoded in a region of the Candidatus Nitrosomarinus catalina genome:
- a CDS encoding SDR family NAD(P)-dependent oxidoreductase — protein MHKKSLNIPTNKDIKKKAIEINPNKYAKVFYFFNLKFQGKTALITGSGTGIGKAIATKFVENGASVIILGRRKEPLEEASKDLEQIISKNNSGASVKIFAGVDVADESAMTSMFDALKNDNVNVDYIINNAGVSGPVTCFPNSPLKDFKSTIAIHLTGTFWGSVQALKVMKEGGKIITISTFFTEERPLEQRPYRFRSPYTASQGAKNRLAEAMSWELTDKGIISIATNPGPVHSDRIYKTVYPKAAAEFMRVSGFEDLSPVEVEEAKDDLLECILADGIDKEGIAKTAEKLANGKDVTKLTETFTNLLTKIQTIAEKVQNNTSHMIANREFLAQTQVSESVLNLCDDEIAKILNGKVIPGDRVFYPVKPHIGTTAPGVHQPDFSGKSVVFAIDGTDKTDAERVEFLAQHVEKNGGKVACFISQSTPTEVQEHISSKFHSHVVDITSPEEMERWLNTAKTNLGEILGVIHVTGKLPEISKLTELDRAGWEELVAKFISTPATVAQRALEHFVPGGDKDPRLYKDTKGAIMIIGPDLPIGRKVTGTQRAQVEVFRGALRPFTTTVNQELSDVLKSKIRMFTVFPGSVTGAEPDNQKIADAFNFLVSENSASSAEVTFCVDETR, from the coding sequence ATGCATAAAAAATCTCTGAACATACCCACAAATAAAGATATCAAGAAAAAGGCCATAGAGATCAATCCAAATAAATATGCAAAAGTTTTTTATTTTTTTAACTTGAAATTCCAAGGTAAAACTGCATTAATTACAGGTAGTGGCACAGGAATTGGTAAGGCCATCGCAACCAAATTTGTTGAAAATGGTGCAAGTGTTATAATTTTAGGTAGAAGAAAAGAACCATTAGAAGAAGCATCAAAAGATCTAGAACAAATTATTTCTAAGAACAATAGTGGCGCATCTGTTAAGATTTTTGCGGGAGTAGATGTTGCAGATGAATCAGCAATGACCTCAATGTTTGATGCACTAAAAAACGACAATGTTAACGTAGATTACATTATTAATAATGCAGGGGTTTCAGGTCCGGTCACATGTTTTCCAAATTCACCATTAAAAGATTTCAAAAGTACAATTGCAATTCACTTAACAGGTACATTTTGGGGTTCAGTTCAAGCACTAAAAGTAATGAAAGAAGGTGGAAAAATTATTACAATTTCAACATTCTTTACAGAAGAAAGACCACTCGAACAAAGACCATACAGATTTAGAAGTCCATATACAGCATCACAAGGAGCCAAAAACAGACTTGCTGAAGCAATGTCATGGGAATTAACTGATAAAGGAATCATATCAATTGCAACAAACCCAGGCCCAGTACATTCAGATAGAATTTACAAAACAGTTTATCCAAAAGCTGCAGCAGAATTCATGAGAGTAAGTGGATTTGAAGACTTGAGTCCCGTAGAAGTTGAAGAAGCAAAAGATGATTTGTTAGAATGTATTCTTGCAGATGGAATAGACAAAGAAGGAATTGCAAAAACTGCAGAGAAATTAGCAAATGGAAAAGATGTTACAAAATTGACAGAGACATTTACAAATTTACTTACAAAAATTCAAACAATTGCTGAAAAAGTACAGAATAATACATCACATATGATTGCTAACAGAGAATTTTTAGCTCAGACACAAGTATCTGAATCAGTTCTTAATTTGTGTGATGATGAAATTGCAAAAATCCTTAATGGAAAAGTCATTCCAGGAGACAGAGTATTTTATCCAGTAAAACCACATATCGGAACAACAGCTCCAGGAGTACATCAACCAGACTTTTCAGGCAAGTCAGTTGTATTTGCAATTGATGGTACTGATAAAACAGATGCGGAGAGAGTAGAATTCTTAGCACAACATGTTGAGAAAAACGGAGGCAAAGTTGCATGTTTCATATCACAATCAACTCCAACAGAGGTTCAAGAACATATCAGCAGTAAATTCCATTCACATGTTGTAGACATTACAAGTCCTGAAGAAATGGAGAGATGGCTTAATACGGCTAAAACAAATCTAGGAGAAATTTTAGGCGTAATTCACGTAACTGGAAAACTTCCAGAAATTAGCAAATTAACAGAATTGGATAGAGCAGGATGGGAGGAATTAGTTGCAAAATTCATTTCAACCCCAGCAACAGTTGCCCAAAGGGCATTAGAGCACTTCGTCCCAGGCGGAGATAAAGATCCAAGATTATACAAAGATACCAAAGGTGCAATCATGATAATTGGACCAGATTTACCAATAGGACGTAAAGTTACAGGTACTCAAAGAGCTCAAGTAGAAGTTTTCAGAGGAGCATTACGCCCATTCACCACAACAGTTAATCAAGAATTAAGTGATGTATTGAAATCAAAAATCAGAATGTTTACAGTTTTCCCAGGTTCAGTTACAGGGGCAGAACCAGATAATCAAAAAATTGCTGATGCATTCAACTTCTTAGTTTCAGAAAATTCAGCTTCATCTGCAGAAGTAACATTCTGTGTTGATGAAACAAGATAA
- the endA gene encoding tRNA-intron lyase, which produces MKSELIENRIIVWNIEDSKKLFSEGYYGKPIGMPKPKIEEIDVPLILDLIEGYYLLEMKKITITKLKQKIKTDEMIEICKKEVHDFEKKYIVYKNFRDKGYIINPGIKFGCDFAVYEKGPGIDHAPFLIQVYNRNEPITSTGIVLAGRLATTVRKQFILAIPKGKDKVDFLALDWWKA; this is translated from the coding sequence ATGAAAAGTGAATTAATAGAAAATAGAATTATCGTATGGAATATTGAAGATTCAAAGAAACTTTTCAGCGAAGGGTATTACGGAAAACCAATAGGAATGCCTAAACCAAAAATTGAAGAGATTGATGTTCCATTAATTTTAGATTTAATTGAAGGATATTACTTGTTAGAAATGAAAAAAATTACCATCACCAAATTAAAACAAAAAATCAAAACAGATGAAATGATTGAAATTTGTAAAAAAGAAGTACATGATTTTGAAAAAAAGTATATTGTATACAAAAATTTCAGAGACAAAGGATACATAATTAATCCAGGAATTAAATTTGGATGTGATTTTGCAGTATATGAAAAAGGTCCAGGAATTGATCATGCACCATTTTTAATTCAGGTGTATAACAGAAATGAGCCAATAACATCCACAGGAATTGTTCTTGCAGGACGATTAGCTACAACAGTTAGAAAACAATTCATTTTAGCTATTCCAAAAGGAAAGGATAAAGTAGATTTTCTCGCACTAGATTGGTGGAAAGCTTAA
- a CDS encoding DUF47 domain-containing protein, giving the protein MYSGELEVQAKRKAIAVLQDEINRILNASRELATLTEALMKKDKKAIKNTLEQISTIEEEVENLRRKITREVADVGGLIMNRENLLNTAYTMDEIAGYITGIAFKLSNVKITTLKSSKLDKDITELISLVVDEVYKLNEIIRSLNTNTANAIELAQETQTIEREIDIKYRDATIKLLNEVKDPKELLLIKDVIEGIEEMSDKCQRVSDSFILLALSL; this is encoded by the coding sequence ATGTATAGTGGAGAGCTTGAAGTTCAAGCAAAAAGAAAGGCAATAGCAGTTTTACAAGATGAGATCAATAGAATTCTAAATGCATCAAGAGAACTTGCAACACTAACAGAAGCCCTAATGAAAAAAGACAAAAAAGCAATTAAAAACACATTAGAGCAAATCTCAACAATTGAAGAAGAAGTAGAGAACCTAAGAAGAAAAATCACACGTGAAGTTGCAGATGTTGGAGGATTAATCATGAATAGAGAAAATCTTCTAAATACAGCTTATACGATGGATGAGATTGCAGGATACATCACAGGTATTGCATTCAAACTTTCTAATGTAAAAATTACTACATTGAAAAGTTCAAAACTTGATAAAGATATCACAGAACTAATCTCATTAGTAGTAGATGAAGTCTACAAACTAAATGAAATCATTAGAAGTCTCAATACAAACACTGCCAATGCAATAGAATTGGCTCAAGAAACTCAAACAATTGAAAGAGAAATAGACATCAAATATAGAGATGCAACAATTAAACTTCTCAACGAAGTTAAAGATCCAAAAGAATTGTTGTTAATCAAAGATGTAATTGAGGGAATTGAAGAAATGTCTGACAAATGTCAGAGAGTTTCAGACTCATTCATACTGCTAGCATTAAGCCTATAA
- a CDS encoding ATP-dependent DNA ligase, protein MEYSILADSFEKMESTRKRLELTQMLVELFEKTPQEVISKIVYLIQGKLRPDFEGIELGVAEKLAIRAVSKSSGIAIKKIEDEYTKGGDLGHAAAVILEQKTQTTFLVENITVERVYETLFKIAKLEGSRSQDMKIKYISSLLNDANPLEASFILKILLGTLRLGIAENTVMDALAIAYSGNKENRKLLQNAYNVSSDLGKVAETIALEGIQGIEKFKVNLFNPIRPMLADRVKSEKEVIEKMGEEFAIEYKLDGERVQLHIEGDKIELFSRSLEKISSYYPDIIEKIPKMVKAEDAIMEAEIVAINENTGDFLPFQELMHRRRKYKIEKAVSEYPITVNFFDVLYCNGKDCTDLNYIERRRKLENIVQENEFAKFIPMTLAKNENEIEEFFENSINAGSEGLMLKMLDKPYQAGSRGSHWLKLKREYRNELGDSLDLVVVGGFFGKGRRTGSYGTLLLSTYDENTDTFPSICKVGTGFTDESLDQLYQILSPKTTIKKNPRINSEMDADVWFEPELVIEIVASEITLSPIHKVARDEIRKDTGLALRFPKFTGKIRVEKMAEDASTDDEVISLYKGQNKAAHDKNLI, encoded by the coding sequence ATGGAATATTCTATTTTAGCTGATTCTTTTGAAAAAATGGAGTCAACAAGAAAAAGATTAGAGTTAACACAGATGCTAGTAGAATTATTTGAAAAAACACCACAAGAGGTAATTTCAAAAATAGTTTATCTCATTCAAGGAAAATTAAGACCAGACTTTGAAGGAATTGAATTAGGAGTTGCAGAAAAATTAGCAATCCGAGCAGTTTCTAAATCATCAGGTATTGCAATTAAAAAAATTGAAGATGAATATACAAAAGGAGGAGATTTAGGGCATGCTGCAGCTGTAATTTTAGAGCAAAAAACACAAACAACATTTCTTGTTGAAAATATCACAGTTGAAAGAGTGTATGAAACATTATTCAAAATTGCAAAATTGGAAGGATCAAGATCTCAAGATATGAAAATAAAATATATTTCAAGTTTGTTAAATGATGCAAATCCATTAGAGGCAAGTTTCATTTTGAAGATTTTATTGGGCACTCTAAGATTAGGCATAGCAGAAAATACAGTAATGGATGCATTAGCAATTGCATATTCTGGAAATAAAGAAAATAGAAAATTATTACAAAATGCATACAATGTTTCAAGTGATTTAGGAAAAGTAGCAGAGACAATTGCATTAGAAGGAATTCAAGGAATTGAAAAATTCAAAGTGAATTTATTTAATCCAATTCGTCCAATGCTTGCAGACAGAGTGAAAAGTGAAAAAGAAGTAATTGAAAAAATGGGAGAAGAGTTTGCAATAGAATACAAATTAGATGGAGAAAGAGTTCAACTTCACATCGAAGGAGATAAAATAGAATTATTCTCAAGAAGTTTAGAAAAAATTTCAAGTTACTACCCAGACATAATTGAAAAAATTCCAAAGATGGTAAAAGCAGAAGATGCAATTATGGAAGCAGAGATTGTAGCAATTAATGAAAACACAGGAGATTTTTTACCATTTCAAGAGTTAATGCATAGAAGAAGAAAATATAAAATTGAAAAAGCAGTTTCAGAATATCCAATTACAGTAAATTTTTTTGATGTACTCTATTGTAATGGAAAAGATTGTACAGATTTGAATTACATTGAAAGAAGAAGAAAATTAGAAAACATTGTTCAAGAAAATGAATTTGCAAAATTTATTCCAATGACTTTAGCAAAAAATGAAAATGAAATTGAAGAATTTTTTGAAAACAGCATTAATGCAGGAAGTGAAGGATTGATGTTGAAGATGCTAGACAAACCATATCAAGCAGGTTCAAGAGGAAGTCACTGGTTGAAATTAAAAAGAGAATATAGAAATGAATTAGGAGATAGTTTAGATCTTGTAGTGGTAGGAGGATTTTTTGGAAAAGGAAGAAGAACAGGCAGTTATGGAACACTATTGCTTTCAACATATGATGAGAATACAGATACATTTCCAAGCATATGTAAAGTTGGAACAGGGTTTACGGATGAAAGTTTAGATCAATTATATCAAATTCTTAGTCCAAAAACCACCATCAAAAAAAATCCTAGAATCAATAGTGAGATGGATGCAGATGTATGGTTTGAACCAGAATTGGTTATTGAAATTGTAGCATCAGAAATTACATTGAGTCCAATTCACAAAGTTGCACGTGATGAAATAAGAAAGGATACAGGACTAGCACTGAGATTTCCAAAATTTACAGGAAAAATTAGAGTTGAGAAGATGGCAGAAGATGCATCAACAGATGACGAAGTAATTTCACTCTACAAAGGGCAGAATAAAGCTGCACATGATAAAAATTTAATCTAA
- the fbp gene encoding fructose-1,6-bisphosphate aldolase/phosphatase, whose product MKITVSVIKADVGGIGGHTKPSDGLIKAIRDTVENSGDLLIDHYIGYCGDDTHIVMSHTHGVDNEKIHKLAWDAFMAGTEVAKKEGLYGAGQDLLKDSFSGNVKGMGPGVAEMEFEERPNEAFTVFAADKTEPGAFNYPIYRMFVDTLSNTALIVNKSLASGVKFNIMDVEKAQIAELQLWEDKPTIEAALMYPGRYVVDSVYTRDGEPILDASTDRLHNIAGTYVGKDDPICLVRTQKNFPATEEVGSMFNNPHYVAGNTRGSHNMPLMPVKLNSAASINFCIPIVEALVFSMHNGKFTGPFDGFSTPDWDYIREIATKKAMAIRSQGFIHPATLVPSELEYAEGYRARMDILETKMKPMEDEPSISDRKENYEDPD is encoded by the coding sequence ATGAAAATTACAGTTTCAGTTATCAAAGCAGATGTCGGAGGGATCGGAGGACATACAAAACCTAGTGACGGCCTAATCAAAGCAATTAGAGATACCGTTGAGAATTCAGGAGATTTACTAATAGATCATTATATTGGATATTGTGGTGATGACACTCACATTGTAATGTCACACACACATGGAGTGGACAATGAAAAAATTCACAAATTAGCATGGGATGCATTTATGGCAGGAACAGAAGTTGCCAAGAAAGAAGGCCTCTATGGTGCAGGTCAAGACTTACTCAAAGATTCTTTTTCAGGTAATGTCAAAGGAATGGGTCCAGGTGTTGCAGAAATGGAATTCGAAGAAAGACCAAATGAAGCATTCACAGTTTTTGCAGCAGATAAAACAGAACCAGGTGCATTCAACTATCCAATTTACAGAATGTTTGTAGACACACTAAGTAACACAGCATTAATTGTAAACAAAAGTCTTGCAAGTGGAGTTAAGTTCAACATCATGGATGTTGAAAAAGCACAAATTGCAGAATTGCAATTATGGGAAGACAAACCAACAATCGAAGCAGCATTGATGTATCCAGGAAGATATGTTGTTGATTCTGTTTACACTAGAGATGGAGAACCAATCCTAGATGCATCAACAGACAGACTTCACAACATTGCAGGAACATATGTTGGAAAAGATGATCCAATTTGTTTAGTTAGAACACAAAAGAATTTCCCAGCAACTGAAGAAGTTGGAAGTATGTTTAACAATCCACACTATGTTGCAGGTAATACCAGAGGAAGTCACAACATGCCACTTATGCCAGTGAAATTAAATTCAGCTGCATCAATTAACTTCTGCATTCCAATTGTAGAGGCACTAGTATTCAGTATGCATAATGGAAAATTCACAGGACCATTTGACGGATTCTCAACACCAGATTGGGATTACATTAGAGAAATTGCTACAAAGAAAGCAATGGCAATTAGAAGTCAAGGATTCATTCATCCTGCAACACTAGTTCCATCAGAATTAGAATATGCTGAAGGATATAGAGCAAGAATGGATATTCTCGAAACAAAAATGAAACCGATGGAAGATGAACCATCAATTTCAGATAGAAAAGAAAATTACGAAGATCCAGATTAG
- the tuf gene encoding translation elongation factor EF-1 subunit alpha has translation MADKPHLNMIVTGHIDNGKSTTMGHFLMDLGVVDERTIAAHGAESEKTGKGDTFKYAWVMDNIKDERERGITIDLAFQKFESSKFFFTLIDAPGHRDFIKNMITGASEADAAVLVLSAKEGETDTATAAGGQAREHAFLLKTLGVKQIIVAINKMDAVEYKEDAFKAAKEKGEKLVRSVGYKIDDVPFIPVSGWKGDNLVKKTENMPWYSGKTLLEAFDDLTVEEKPTGKPLRTPIQDVYTITGVGTVPVGRVETGIMKAGQKIIVMPSGALGEIKSIETHHTEMPSAEAGDNIGFNLRGIEKKDIKRGDVLGEPENPPNVAKEFKAQIIVIHHPTAIAPGYTPVMHAHTTQVAATVTEFLQKINPATGAVEEENPKFLKVGDAAIVKIRPVRPTCIETFNEFPEMGRFALRDMGATIAAGIVKEITEEYKP, from the coding sequence ATGGCAGATAAACCACACTTAAACATGATTGTAACAGGTCATATTGATAACGGTAAATCCACAACTATGGGTCATTTCTTAATGGATCTAGGAGTTGTAGATGAGAGAACCATTGCAGCACACGGAGCCGAATCCGAGAAGACCGGAAAAGGTGATACTTTCAAGTATGCATGGGTTATGGATAACATTAAAGATGAAAGAGAAAGAGGAATTACTATCGACTTAGCATTCCAAAAATTTGAGTCAAGCAAGTTCTTCTTTACTTTAATTGATGCACCTGGTCACAGGGACTTCATTAAAAATATGATTACTGGCGCTTCTGAAGCAGATGCCGCTGTGTTAGTACTTTCAGCTAAAGAAGGTGAAACTGATACTGCAACTGCAGCTGGTGGACAAGCAAGAGAACACGCATTCTTGCTTAAAACATTAGGTGTAAAACAGATTATTGTAGCAATCAATAAGATGGATGCAGTTGAATACAAAGAAGACGCCTTTAAAGCAGCAAAAGAGAAAGGTGAAAAATTAGTAAGATCTGTTGGTTACAAAATTGACGACGTACCATTCATTCCAGTTTCTGGCTGGAAAGGCGATAACTTAGTTAAGAAAACTGAGAATATGCCATGGTATTCCGGTAAAACACTACTAGAAGCATTTGATGATTTGACAGTAGAGGAAAAACCAACTGGTAAACCATTAAGAACTCCAATTCAAGACGTTTATACCATTACTGGTGTCGGAACTGTACCTGTAGGTAGAGTTGAGACTGGTATTATGAAAGCAGGACAAAAAATCATTGTAATGCCTTCTGGTGCATTAGGTGAAATCAAATCAATTGAAACTCACCACACTGAAATGCCATCTGCAGAAGCAGGTGATAACATTGGTTTCAACCTCAGAGGTATTGAAAAGAAAGATATCAAGAGAGGAGATGTTCTTGGTGAACCTGAAAACCCACCAAATGTAGCAAAAGAATTCAAAGCCCAAATTATTGTAATTCACCATCCAACAGCAATTGCACCTGGTTACACTCCAGTTATGCACGCACACACTACACAAGTTGCAGCAACTGTTACTGAGTTCCTTCAAAAAATTAACCCAGCAACTGGTGCCGTTGAAGAGGAGAATCCAAAATTCCTTAAAGTTGGTGATGCCGCAATTGTTAAGATTAGACCAGTAAGACCAACCTGTATTGAGACCTTCAATGAATTCCCAGAAATGGGTAGATTCGCTCTCAGAGATATGGGTGCAACAATCGCAGCAGGTATTGTTAAGGAAATTACTGAAGAGTACAAACCATAG
- the rpsJ gene encoding 30S ribosomal protein S10, translating to MTQTARVKLTSTSLPKLGDVCNEIMGIGKKTGVKVKGPTPLPVKRLHVATRKSPCGSGTETYEKWEMRMHRRIININADDKAIRQLMRLKIPDDVYIELSLT from the coding sequence ATGACACAAACCGCCCGTGTTAAACTCACTTCTACAAGTCTCCCTAAATTGGGTGATGTTTGTAATGAGATCATGGGTATTGGTAAAAAAACTGGTGTCAAAGTTAAAGGCCCAACTCCACTTCCTGTTAAAAGACTCCATGTTGCTACAAGAAAATCTCCTTGTGGCAGTGGAACTGAAACTTATGAAAAATGGGAAATGCGAATGCATAGAAGAATAATCAATATCAATGCAGATGATAAAGCAATTAGACAACTAATGAGACTAAAAATTCCTGATGATGTCTATATTGAATTATCTTTAACATAA
- a CDS encoding RNA polymerase Rbp10, protein MINMAEEITEEIEETPVETFEVNYACLRCGTIVSNTELSRLPEIKCICGFRVFTKVRPPVVKTVKAI, encoded by the coding sequence ATGATAAATATGGCTGAAGAAATAACTGAAGAAATTGAAGAAACTCCTGTTGAGACATTTGAAGTAAATTATGCATGCTTAAGATGTGGAACAATTGTTTCAAACACTGAATTATCTCGTTTACCTGAAATCAAATGTATTTGTGGATTCAGAGTCTTTACCAAAGTTCGACCTCCAGTGGTTAAAACTGTAAAAGCAATTTAG
- a CDS encoding C2H2-type zinc finger protein gives MNFFKKYSCNKCDKKFSKEEELMNHQQIIHGKDLEYDCKECNKNFSNMEDMRTHLQREHSYKKDR, from the coding sequence GTGAATTTTTTTAAAAAATATTCATGTAACAAATGCGATAAAAAATTTTCAAAAGAAGAAGAATTGATGAATCACCAACAAATCATACACGGAAAAGACTTAGAATATGATTGTAAAGAGTGCAACAAAAATTTTTCAAATATGGAAGATATGAGAACTCATCTGCAAAGAGAACACAGTTACAAAAAAGACAGATAA
- a CDS encoding TIGR00725 family protein, translated as MVKKKQILVIGNNTTGCTPKHEKIAYEVGQEIAKSGSLLITGGLGGVMNSCSHGAKDENGLTLGIIPQDDPKFANEFCDIVIPSGMGFTRDFLNALSADGVIIVGGGSGTLSEVCAAYMSKKPMVAIRGFDSAIAPYIDGYVDHRKNVKIIGADTAKEAVDKIIELITA; from the coding sequence ATGGTAAAGAAAAAACAGATCTTAGTTATTGGAAATAATACTACTGGTTGTACCCCTAAACATGAAAAAATTGCATATGAGGTTGGTCAAGAGATTGCAAAATCTGGCTCACTATTGATCACTGGTGGATTGGGCGGTGTAATGAATTCCTGCTCTCATGGCGCAAAAGATGAAAATGGTTTAACTCTGGGAATTATTCCTCAAGACGATCCTAAATTTGCAAATGAATTTTGTGACATTGTAATTCCTTCTGGAATGGGATTTACGCGGGATTTTCTAAATGCCTTGTCTGCAGATGGAGTGATAATTGTTGGTGGTGGTTCTGGAACTTTATCTGAAGTATGTGCTGCGTATATGAGCAAAAAACCCATGGTTGCAATACGGGGATTTGATAGTGCCATTGCTCCGTATATTGATGGATATGTTGATCATCGAAAAAATGTAAAAATAATTGGGGCTGATACTGCAAAAGAGGCAGTTGATAAAATAATAGAATTGATTACTGCATAG
- a CDS encoding 3-hydroxyacyl-CoA dehydrogenase has protein sequence MSVKNITVLGSGVMGHGIAQVSATAGYNVVLRDIKQEFLDKAMEKIKWSLDKLVSKEKISKDEGDSIFARITPIVDLNEAVKNAELVIEVVPEIMDLKKSVYAELDKAAGPEVIFASNTSTLPITEIANTTSRPEKFIGIHFFNPPQLMKLVEVIPGEKTGQEITELTQEFVKSVNKQAVLCRKDVPGFIINRLFIPMVHEACFAQDRTNATLEEIDSAVKFKLGFPMGIFELADFTGMDVIHKATTEMHLRDKKVINPHPTVEKMFDEKKLGQKSGEGYYKYSDDKYERVTLSEELAQKFNPIQLVANILNNAAWLITNGASDIEEIEKAAQLGLGLKKPLFETAKEIGIKNIVDELNKLAEKHGEFYKPDPLLISMQ, from the coding sequence ATGTCAGTAAAAAATATCACAGTATTAGGTTCAGGAGTAATGGGCCATGGAATTGCTCAAGTTTCAGCAACAGCAGGATACAATGTTGTTTTGCGAGATATTAAACAAGAATTTTTAGATAAAGCAATGGAGAAAATCAAATGGAGTTTAGATAAACTTGTTTCAAAAGAAAAAATTTCAAAAGATGAAGGAGATTCAATTTTTGCAAGAATTACCCCAATTGTAGATTTAAACGAGGCAGTAAAAAATGCAGAATTGGTAATAGAAGTAGTTCCAGAAATTATGGATTTAAAAAAATCAGTTTATGCAGAATTAGATAAAGCAGCAGGACCTGAAGTAATATTTGCATCAAATACCAGTACTTTGCCAATTACTGAAATTGCTAATACAACATCACGTCCTGAAAAATTCATTGGCATACATTTTTTCAATCCACCACAATTAATGAAACTAGTAGAAGTAATTCCTGGAGAAAAAACAGGACAAGAAATTACAGAATTAACTCAAGAATTTGTTAAATCAGTTAACAAGCAAGCTGTGTTATGTAGAAAAGATGTTCCAGGGTTCATTATTAACAGATTATTCATTCCAATGGTCCATGAAGCATGTTTTGCACAAGATAGAACAAATGCAACACTAGAAGAAATAGATTCTGCAGTAAAATTCAAGTTAGGATTTCCAATGGGAATTTTTGAATTAGCTGATTTTACTGGAATGGATGTAATTCATAAAGCAACTACAGAAATGCATTTACGTGATAAAAAAGTAATCAACCCACATCCAACAGTGGAAAAAATGTTTGATGAAAAGAAACTAGGACAAAAATCAGGTGAAGGATATTACAAATATTCCGATGACAAGTATGAAAGAGTTACACTGTCTGAAGAATTAGCACAAAAATTCAATCCAATTCAATTAGTCGCAAATATTCTAAATAATGCAGCTTGGTTAATCACTAATGGTGCAAGCGATATTGAAGAAATTGAGAAAGCAGCACAATTAGGATTAGGATTAAAAAAACCTCTTTTTGAAACAGCAAAAGAAATTGGTATTAAAAATATTGTTGATGAATTAAACAAATTGGCAGAAAAACATGGAGAATTTTACAAACCAGACCCACTGCTAATTTCTATGCAGTAA
- a CDS encoding HIT family protein, giving the protein MDCIFCKIISKEIPARILHETTHSICFLDAFPLTKGHVLVIPKNHHEKIQNLNVDENTDLFSLVHLMISKVDSITGSTLIAIHNGKEAGQEIPHLHVHLVPRDSSDSGGPIHSMFDSSIQLSDSEIEKYFNLLKI; this is encoded by the coding sequence ATGGACTGTATATTTTGTAAAATTATATCTAAAGAAATTCCTGCCAGAATTCTTCATGAAACAACACATTCAATCTGTTTTCTAGATGCTTTTCCCCTTACTAAAGGCCATGTTTTAGTAATACCAAAAAATCATCATGAAAAAATTCAGAATCTGAATGTGGATGAAAATACTGATTTATTTTCTCTAGTTCATCTTATGATCTCTAAAGTTGATTCCATCACTGGCTCAACTTTAATTGCAATACATAATGGAAAAGAGGCTGGACAAGAAATTCCTCATCTTCATGTACATTTAGTTCCTAGAGATTCTTCTGATTCTGGTGGACCAATTCATAGTATGTTTGATTCTTCGATACAATTGTCTGATTCTGAAATTGAAAAATATTTTAATTTATTAAAAATTTAA